A window of Desulfovibrio oxyclinae DSM 11498 genomic DNA:
TAACCGATACACCGGCGGCGATCAGCCGGAACTCCCGGAACTGCCCGAAAGGCGTATCAGCATCCCCCCGCTCGACGGCCTTGCAAAACGCCAGATGACCAGCGGCAACGTGCTCGGCATTCCCGAGACCCCGCAGATCGAAAAGACCCTTCGCTCGCTACTGGCCTCACTCGGTTTTTAACCCACTCTTTCCGTTCGCAAAGTGCCGATTCGAGACTCTCGGGTCGGCTTTTTGCATTTTACGCTGCATACCCGGCTATGCACCACGCAAACCGAAGTTTTCACTTCCCCAGCCCTTTCCCTTTGATGATTCGGCCACCTCAAATAAAACATTCAGTCAATACAGACCATTGGAATATATAAGTTGTTCTTGCCTTCATGGAACTTTTCTTGCTTTATCCCGGGCTGTTTCAAACACCAACAGCCGGTTTGAACCGGGTGAGGGACCATGTAAGGGGGAAATCCTATCGTGTTCGATAAAATGAAAACTCTCAAATTCAAACTCGTGGGGGTCATCGGCTTCTGTATCCTGTCCATTATCGGGATACTGATCCTCTCCTCGGCGACGCTCGTGGAAATCGAAGGCCGCTTCAAGAGCATGAAGCGCGAGGCGCTGGACGGGCAGGTTGCTTCGCTGGCCATCACCCGCGACATGAACTACGTCAGCCGCCTGACCCGCAACATCATGCTGGGCAGCGACATCGACAAGGACCTTGGCAAGCTCGACAAGCGAATTGAACGAATCGAAAAGAATTTCAAAATCTTGGAAGATTCCGCAATTAATCAGGAAGAGCGCGGACTCATCGAAAAGGCCCGCACTGCCGCACTGGGCTTCGTGGAGGACGGGCGCCGCTTCGCCCGCGCCCTGCGCGATCTGCCGAAGTCCGAACGCTATACCAAGTATCCTGACTACGGTCGCTCCGCCACCCCCCTTGCCCAGAAGTCCCGCAAGTACTTCGGGACGCTGGTCAAGCAGAAGGACGCCCAGTACGCGCACTGTGTCACATCGTTCGAGGCCGAACTCTCCACCGCACGCTGGACTGTTCTCATTGTGGCGTCCTGCGTGGCCGCAATCATGCTCATCCTGAGCCTGTTGCTGCTCAGGGCCATCCTCAAACCCCTCGGTGAGGCCACTGAATTCACGCGCCGCCTCGCCTCCGGCGACTATGAGGCCGAGGTGAAGGCCGAGAACTTCCACGGCGAAATTCGGGTGATGGTCGAGGCGCTGCAGGAGATGGCAGCCAACCTCAAGGTCAGCATGGCGGAAGCCACGGAACAGGCCGAACGCGCCAGAGAACAAGCTGAAAGCGCCGAACGCGCCCGCGAGCAGGCCGACGGCGAAAGCGCCCGCGTCACGACCCTGATGACCGAAATGACCGAAGTTGCCCGCAAGGCCACGGAAATAGCCGAACAGCTGCACACGGAATCCGGCAACCTCTCCGGGCTGGTCAAGGAGATCAGCTCCGGGGCCAGCCTGCAGCGCGACCGGGTTCAAGAGACCGCCAGCGCCATGGAAGAGATGAACGCCACGGTCTCCGAGGTGGCGAGCAACGCCACCAACGCGGTCGAGGAGGCCGATTCCGCGCGCTCCAAGGCGCAGGAAGGCTCGCAGATAGTGCATCAGGTAGTGGAGGCCACCGCAGAGGTCAGCACGCAGGTGGACTCCATGAAGACCGCCTTCGACGACCTCGGACGCCGGGTGGACGAGATCGGCCAGATCATGAGCGTTATCACCGACATTGCCGACCAGACCAACCTGCTGGCCCTGAACGCAGCCATCGAGGCCGCTCGTGCCGGTGACGCCGGTCGCGGTTTTGCCGTGGTCGCGGACGAAGTCCGCAAGCTGGCCGAGAAAACCATGCAGGCCACCAAGGAGGTCGGCGACTCGGTCACCGGCATCCAGACCGGCGCAAGCTCCAACATGGTGGCCATAGACAAGGTGGCGCAGGCCGTGTCCAAGAGCACCGGCCTGACCAGCGAAGCGGGCGAGTCGCTGAACCAGATCGTGCGGATCGTCACCGACACCGCCGACAGGATTCAGTCCATCGCCACCGCCGCGGAACAACAGTCCGCCGCAAGCGAGGAAATCACCCGCAACACCACCGACGTGAACCGCGTGGCCAGCGAAACATTCGAGAACGTCAACCGCTCCGTCGAGTCCATCGAAAATGTTGCCGAGCTGGCCGAAGAACTCAACGGAATCATGCGCCAGCTTGACGAAGTCCGCCGCTGATACACGGTTTCCAAAAGAACTACCCGGATCCCCCGCAGCCTCGACGCTGCGGGGGATTTTTCATTTCAGGCGGGCATGGAAGTCAAAGCCTTGCGAGTCTCGGTACCGCCTTCCGCAACTAACGCCGATCCATGCATCTTGAAAATTGTGCCGATCATGTTCTATATTCCTGAGAATAGGTAAAGCCTCTCAAGGCATCAACATGCACGCAAAAAACAAGGACCGAGCATGAACGAACCTTCCTGCGACAGGGACCGCCCCGAGACCACGCCGGGGTCCAAACAGGACTGCCACCTGATGGGGTCCGACGATCCCCAAATAGATTTTTTGCATCGGATCATCCGGTATGCCGTCAAGGCTCTTGCCTTCCTGATGGTCTTCGTCATCCTCTGGGGCATCCTGGACGTGCTTTGGGTGCTCTACACCAAGCTCTCCACTCCTCCTCACTTCCTGCTGAACATCAACGACATCCTCGCAACCTTCGGCGCGTTCATGGCCGTGCTCATCGCCATCGAAATATTCGCGAACATCGTCATGTATCTGGAGAGCGACATCATCCACGTTCGGTTGGTATTGGACACCGCCGTCATGGCCGCCGCGCGGAAGGTCATTGTTCTGGATTTCAAGCAACTGGATCCCATGGAGATATTCGCCCTCGGCTCTGTCCTTGCGGCGCTGGGCATCTGCTACCTTTTCGTGGGCCACGGCAGGGGCATAAGCTTCGGGCGCAAGAAGGAATAGTAATGCGGAACTGGTTCCCGCTCGCCTTTGCGACCATGAAGACGACAGGATTATCGACATGCATGAGCTGATGGACAACCTCTCGCTCATGGTGCTGGCCACGGGAGCCATTCTCGTGCTGACCATGTTCATGAGGCAGGCGCTTTCCAAGACGCTGGTCCCGCCCTTGGTTGGCTACCTGCTGCTCGGCTTCGCCCTCAGGCTGATGCAGGAGCACGGCGGGCTGCTGCCCCAGGGACATGGCGCGCTCTTCGCGTTTCTGGGCAAGGTGGGGTTGGTTACGCTGCTGTTCCGGGTGGGGCTGGAATCCAAACTATCCGGCCTGATCGAGCAGTTCAGATCAGCCGGGATCATTTCCATCGTGAACATAGCCGGGTGCGCCACGGGCGGCTTTCTCGTGTCACACCACCTCCTTGGCCTTTCATGGATTCCTTCGCTGGTGGTGGCCGTGGCCTTCACCGCCACGAGCGTCGGAGTCTCCATTCAGGTCTGGGAGCAGTGCGGCGCGCTCAAGACACGTCAGGGCAACCTGCTTCTGGACCTTGCGGAATTCGACGACATCTGTGCCGTTGTGCTCATGGCCCTGCTCTTCACTCTCCTTCCGGCCCTGCACGACGGAGCATCACACGGCCACATCTTGATGAATGCAGGCATCACCGCAGGATGGTTCGCGATAAAATTCAGCGCGTTCGTTGTCTTCTGCGTCTGTTTCAGCAAATATCTCGAACCGAGAGTTTCGAAATTTCTCAGAAGCTTCGAGCCGGATGAAGGATACATGCTCTCCATCACCGGCCTCGGCTTCATCATCGCCTCGCTTGCCGGGCTGCTGGGGTTCTCCCTCGCCATCGGGGCCTTCTTCGCAGGGCTTCTTTTCAGCCGGGACCCGGAAGCGGTCAAGGACGAAGCCCCCTTCCTTCCCATCTACGACTTCTTCAGCCCGTTTTTCTTCATCAACATAGGGCTTGAGATCGACCCCGCGGTGTTGGGCGTTTCCGTTCAGCTCGGGCTCGTGCTGCTCGCGGCCGCCGTGATACTCAAAGTGCTCACGGCAGGCGGCCCGGCGTGGGTGCTGCGGGATTTGCCCACCGGCGCCCTGCTCGGCGCGAGCATGGTTCCCCGCGCCGAGATCACCATGGTCGTCATGGAGCGCGGCATGCGCCTCGGCGAGTGGGCCGTATCCGAAGAACTCTTCAGCGCCATGGTCATCGTCTGCGCCGCCACCTGTCTGCTCAGTCCCGTGGTCATCCATTCCATGCTCAACGGCCGCTTCAGGCCGCAGGACAGCGACATAGGCTAATCCCCTTCGGACTCCCTGAACGGAGACCTGTCAAAGACATCGCTTTCAGGCTCGCGTCCGGCAAGAGGTTGCGCCGGAGCGTAATCGTACATAGCCTTCAGCTGCGCGACCTGATCCCAGCTGCCGTGCTGCCGGCAGTGCCGCAGCCGGTTCAGATCAAGACTGACGATGGTGGAGGTGGGCCGCTCCCCGGCTTCGAACAGACAGTCACCCTCGGGGGAAATCACGAGGGAGCCGCCCGCCAGATGGTAATGGCCGTAGTCGCATGCGCCGTTCATGTAGATGTAGTAGGCCTGATTCTCGATGGCCCGGGCGTACTTGATGTGCTGATAGCTGGGCGGGATGCTGTCCGGGTCCATGGAAAGCTGGATGAGCACTTCGGCTCCCATGAGGGTCAGCGTGCGGCTGATTTCCGGGAAGTCGGCATCGAAGCAGATCTGAAGACCGAAGCGGACTTCCGGCTCGGCGATGTCGAACACGTGGTAGTCGCTGCCCGGGACGGTGCCCTTCTCCAGATCCGTATCCCACGGAACCATTTTCCTGTAGATTCCCGACACGTTGCCGGAAGGATCGAACACGGGCGCGGCGTTGCTGAATCCGCCCCCCGGCTCGGCCAGCTTCAGGCTGCCCGGCACGAGCCAGACGCCAAGCTCCGCGGCAAGCCGTCCCAGACGCCGCATGGCCGGACCATCCGGATCCTCGACGGTCTCAGGCGCAATGCCGAACTCCACACCCACAATGAGGTGCGGCCTTCGCGGATCGTTGCAGAGGGCTTTCGCCTTTTCCTCGAACAAATCCACATTGCGACCGGTTTCCCGGCTGATCTCCATCTGTATCAACCCGACGTGAAGCGTTTCGGACATGCTTGGCTCCTTTACTGAATCAATTGCGTGGAGACCCTGTTTGCCACAGGCGGCGCAAGCGGTCAAAAGACACCCCGACTTCAGTCTCGCTACCCACCACTTCGGCTGTTTGAAGACGGTAAGGGCAGCAGCGGGGAATCCAAAAAGGAAACGCCCGAACCAACAGGTCCGGGCGTTTCCACCACCGCAGGAGAAGTACGTACTCGTTTAGCCGTTGTAGGCTTCCACCTGATTTTTGAGACGGTTGAAGACTTCGGGGTCGAGTTTCAGGTCGGAGGGAAGGGGGTATTCACGACCTGTGCTTTCGTACTTGGGCTGACCCATGCGATGGTACTCAAGGAGTTCGTACTCGACTTTCCTGCCGGGGAGGTCGGAAAGAAAGTCGATGACGGCTTTGATGTCCGCTTCGGTGTCGTTGAAGCCGGGGATGACCGGTGTGCGGACCCTGATGGGAAGATTGGGATAGTCGGCCCGGATGCGCTGGAGATTCTCCAGAATCCGCTCGTTGGAAAGGCCGGTGTATTCCTTATGCTTTTCGGGATTCATGGATTTCACGTCGTACATGAGCGTGTTGACGTAGGCGAGCGCCTCCTTGAAATCATCATATTTCGCGGCACCGCAGGTTTCCACGGCGGTATCCACGTAGCGTCGACGCGCCTCGCGCAGCAGGGCCGTGGCGTACTCGGGCTGCATGAACGGTTCCCCGCCGGAAAGCGACAAGCCGCCGCCGGAGCGGGCGTAGAACATTTCGTCTTCCTCGACCCGCCTGAGCGCGGCATCGACCGTGGTTTTCTCACCATAGATGATGAGCGCCTGCGAAGGACAGGCCTCGGCACACTGCAGGCAGTCGTTGCAGATGTCCCTGTCGATGTCGATCTTGCCGTCCTCGCCTTCCGTGATGGCTCCGGCGGTGCATACTTCGCTGCAGCGCACGCACTTGTCCAGCCCGAGGCACTTGTTCCGGTTGTACGCCAGCTCCGGGTTCGGAAGCTGGGATTCCGGGTTGCTGCACCACTTGCAGCGCAGCGGGCAGCCCTTGAGAAAGACGAGGGTACGGATGCCGGGTCCGTCGTGAACGGAATATTTCTGGATGGAGAAGACGTTGCCGGCGACTTTCTGGTCGAGAAGGGAACTCATGATGAACCTCTGGTCATTGCAGGCTTGGGAGTATTCATGGCCGGGGCGGCCCGAAGGCCGCCCCATGCCGGTATTGCCGTGCTTTGTGCGCTATTTCTAGATGGTCTCGTGCGCGGTCCTGCGGATCAGGTCGTCCTGCAGATCCTTGGACAGGTCGCAGAAGTACGCGGAGTATCCGGCGATGCGCACGATCAGGTTGCGGTACTTTTCCGGTTCCTTCTGGGCGGCCTTCAACGTCTCGGCGTTGATGACGTTGAACTGAATGTGCCACAGGCGCAGGTCGCAGAAGGTGCGGATGAAGTCCACGAGCTTCTTGGTGCCTTCCTGTCCTTCCACGCACTTGGGGGTGAACTTGATGTTCACGAGGCGCGCTGCGCGCTCGCGGTAGTTGAAGTTCTTGGTGGTGTAGTTGGACAGCATCACCGCGGTGGGGCCGTTGCGGTCGGCGCCGTGGGATGCGGAGGAACCGTCGGAGAGCGGGGTCCATGCCTGACGACCGTTCGGAGTGGCGGAAACGACCTTGCCGAACGGGACGTGCGAGGTGAAGGGCACGTAGCGCACGTCGAGGTGAACGCCGAGTTCCTGCTGGTACTTGTTGGCAAAGTCCACGCAGATGCGGTCCAGTTCCTTGGCTATGGAGTCCGGATACGGATCGTTGTTGCCGTAGCAGGGAACGTTCTGGAGCATGGCACGGATGTCTTCGCGGCCCTCGAAGTTGCTGCGGCAGGCGTCGAGCACTTCTTCCATGGTCAGCTTCTTCTCTTCGAAGACCAGCTTCTTGATGGCGGACAGGGAGTCCACCACGGTACCCACGCCCATGAACTCGAAGTAGCCGAGGTCGATGCCGCCGGGCACGTCGGGCTGGTGCAGGTCAACCGCGTGTTCCATGCAGAGGTCGTGCATGGCGGAACCGAACGGCGTGGCGAAGTGGTTCTTGCGGTTGTTGATGACGTGGTACTGCTGGGTGAAGGCCGTCTTCAGGAAGTGAATCTGCTGTGCCTTGTAGGCGTCGAAGAACTCGTCCCAGGTTTCGAAGCTGAGCGGGTCGCCGGATTCGAAGGAGAGCAGTTCGTCGCCGTGCTTGAGCATCCGGCCGTTGTACATGGCCATTTCGAGTGCTGCGGCAAAGTTGATGTAGGNGTTGCCGGAGGTGTAGGTGTCGCGGTTCGGCATGCGGATTTCCGCGCAGCCGGAGACGGCGTAATCGTAGATTTCCTCGAACTTTGCGCCCTTGGAAAGGTGCAGGGGGATCACTTCCTCATCGTTGATGAGTTTCGGGAAGCCGGAGCCTTCCTTGATGGTCTCGGCCACTTCGGCGAGAAAGCGCTCGGGGGAGCGGGCGTGAATGCGCGCGGCGAGGTCCGGGTAGTGATGCGGGAACTCGCGCTTGGAGCGCAGGAAGAGGTAGGTCAGCTCGTTGGTGGCGTCGAGGCCTTCCTTGTTCTGGCCGCCGACGGTCACGGCTTCCCAGTGAGCGTATCCTTCGTTGAAGGCGCCGCCCTGCGGGGAGATGTAGAGGTCGATGAACTGGGCCATGCCAACGTACATGCACTCGATGAGCTCAATGGCCTGATCGTCGGTGAGGATGCCGGCTTCAACGTCCTGGCGGTAGTACGGGTAGAAGTACTGGTCCATGCGGCCGTTGGAGATGATGGTGCCGGTCTTCTGCTCGATGCGGGAGAACATCTGGGTGAACCACTGGGACTGCACGGCCTCGTGGAAGTTGCGGGCCGGATGCTCGGGCACGCGGCGGCAGTTGGCGGCGATGGTTTCCAGCTCCGCCTTGCGGGTGGCGTCGGATTCCTCGGCGGCCATCTTCTCGGCCAGGTCGGCGTGGCGATTGGCCCAGTGGATAACGGCGTTGCAGACACGGACGATTGCTTCGTAGAAAGGCTTCTTCTCGGCGTTGTCCCGCGGGGAGAACGGATCGAGGGCGTCCAGCTTTTCCTGTGCTTCCTGACGGATTCCGCCGAAGCCGCGCTTGAGAATCTTCTCGTAGTCGTGGACCCACTGCAGGGAGGAGCGGAAGGAAGAGGTCTCGTTGACGATGAAGCGGGAGTTCAGTCCCTCGGGGTCATCGTAGGTGAGCTTGTGGATTTCCTCGGGGAGAGCCACGTTCAGGGCTTCATGGTAGGTCTTGCCCTTCCAGAAGGGAGCGATCTCCTCAACCACGATCCGGGCGTCTTCCTCGGTGATGGAGAACGGAGAGCCTTCACGCTTGGGCAGCTCTTCCACGGCCATGTCGAGGAAGTCGCCGTCCAGTTCGGGGTACAGGATGCCGTAACGACCCTGATAGCCTGCACGTCCGGCCAGCAGCTGGTCGTCATCAATGTAGACAGTCATGTTCGCGGCGACATGTTCCATGGCCTTGGCCCAGCGCAGGACCAGCGGCTCGCCTTCGGTCTGCTGCATGGACTGGGTGAAGTACAGGGCGCGCTCCACATCGATCTGCGGCTTCTGGTTCTCGATGGTGTCGAGGATCTTGAAGACACGGGCGTGATTCTTGCGGAACACGTCCTCCTTGCCTTCGATACGGTCCTGAAGGCGCTGTTCATGAGGTGTCACGGCATCGCAGCAATGGACATTAAACATGGATTCATACTCCTTGGCTGGGTTCTATATCGTCGCTTTCGATCTGGGAAAGCTCTCCATCTTCGGTGCGCGTCGTCGCGCTTGCACTCTCTTTGGCAATCCTTGTGCCAGATGGGACAAACAGGACCACCCTACTGATAACCACCTGGAAAAAAAGAGCATCTTTCACACCCACCCCCTCTAAGGGAAAACAACGATCCATAAGGCCGACCCCGAAACGATGCAGAAATGCACCGCACAAACGCCCTGTGAAAAATCTTCATGCATTTTAATGATATATGAAAACGATGCAAATATGCATCGCGATGCAGGTTTGCAGCGTTCCGATATGCAGCAACAAAAAGGGCCGTACCGGATTCCGGCACGGCCCTGAGGGACATCGGCAGCTACGACAGACGAATCGCCTACTCTCCCAAATCTTCCTTGGTGATTCCGATTTTTTTGAGCTTCCTGAAAATGGTCGTCCTGTTGACCTGAAGGACCTCGGCAGCCTTGGTGATGGAACCGTACCGCTCTATGGCGTGCTGGAGATATTTGGCCTCGATCTCCGCCATGATGGTCTTGAGGTCCTTGCCCTCTTCCTGCTCCACGCCGAAGTCGAGCTGGGCCGGTTCGCACCGGACCGGGCTGAAATTGAGCATCCGATTCGGCAGGTGCTTCAGTTCCACGCGCTCGTCCTTGTTGGTGACGGCGAGGCTGTGCATCAGGTTCTCCATTTCGCGGATGTTGCCGTCCCAGCGGTAGGAGAGCATGACCTCTTCGGCCTTTGCGGAAATCTGAAGGTTCCGCTTGTATTTGGTATTGAAGCGCTTGCGGAAGAAATGCAGCATGGCCGGGATGTCCTCGCCCCGGTCCCTGAGGGGTGGGATCTGGATGACCGCCACCTGAAGCCGGTAGAAAAGGTCGCTTCTGAAGCGGCCTTCGCGGACTTCTTCCTCCAGATCGCGGTTGGTGGCGGCGATGATGCGTACGTCGATCTTCTTGGCCTTGGTGGCCCCCACGCGCTGAATCTCGCTGTTTTGCAGGGCGCGCAGCAGCTTGCTCTGCATACTCAGCGGCAGCTCGCCTATCTCGTCAAGAAACAGGGTCCCTTTGTCCGCCATCTCGAACATGCCGATCTTGCCTCTGGAATCCGCACCGGAGAAGGCGCCGGGCGCATAGCCGAACAGCTCGGACTCGATGAGGTTTTCCGGAATACAGGTGCAGTCCACCTTGAAGAACGGCTGGCCTTTGCGGGGGCTTTTTTCGTGAACCTCGCGCGCCATGATGTCCTTGCCCACGCCGGTTTCACCGAGGAAAAGGATGGTGGCGTCGGTCTTGGCCACCTGCTCTATCTGGCTGAACAGGTTGATCATGACCTGACTGGAAGGTTCGAGGTACAGCGACTCGCTTTTCTGGTGAATCTCCTGTTTGTACTGTTCGATGAGCTGCTTCTGGGAGGCCACCTGATCCTTGAGCTGGGAAATAAGGGCGATATCGCGGACGAAGGTGACTACAAGCTCCACGTCCTCGTCGTAGTCGAAGATGGGGTGGGCCATGAGCACGACCTTGCGGCCCTTCTCCGTCATCTGCACCGCCGTGGCAGAGCTCTTGGTCTTGACGACCTTGGAGTTCAGCGCAAGGTCGAAGACACCTTTATCCACGAGATCGTTAACATTCTTCCCGATGAGATCCTCGCCCTTGAGGCCGGTGAGGTTCTCGTACATGACGTTCACGGAGAGGGTCTCCCCTTCCTTGTTCGTGATGTAGAGCCCGTCACTCATGGTGTCGAACACGTGGCAGAGATAACTGGATATGAGATATTTCTGCCTGGGAAGAATCCGACGCGGCTTGCGCGGCGCTTCCTGGCTCATGCTATTTCCTTTCATGCCCGTAAATACCTTTGATTAAATGCTGGAATACGTGACCGCCACGCCCGCGGCCAGAATGAGCAGCAGCACCAGCCTCCGGTAGACGTTCTGTGTCACGAACCGGGAAGCCAGTATGCCCACGCCGCCGCCGAGGAGTACCGCGGGACACCCCGCGGCGTAGTAGGTCAACGTCCGGGCGGTCTGCACGCCCGCCAGCGTCTGGCCCGTCACTATAGTGATGCCGGTCACGATAAAGCAAGCGCCCAGTATGCCCTTGGCCGCCTGCTGGCTCCATCCGCCCATGGAAGTGAACACCGCAAGCGGCGGCCCGTTGAATCCGAACAGCACCCCCAGCAGCGTGGAACAGAATCCGGCGGCAAGCCCCCAGACCCTGCCGACGCCACTGCCCTGAAAACTTCCGGGACGCAACAGCGAAACCAGCCCGTAAGCTATCAGCAAAAGCCCCATGGCGAGCTTGAGTTCCTCGTTTGAGACATCCCGCATGATGAGCAGTCCGACGGCGACGCCCGCTATCCCGCCCGGAATGAGAAAGCGCATGGCAAGCCAGTCCACGTGCCGCCGATAGGCCCACCCGAGCTGGAGATTGAGCGTCAGCACGATCAGCGTGGAGCTGGGAACGGCCACCTCAAGCGGTATTGCGAACGCCACCAACGGCATGGCGACCATGGCGGCCCCGAAGCCCGCAAGGTTGTTGACCACACCGGCCACAAACCATGCCCCGCAGAAAAGTGCTATTTCCAACATGCCTTGCTCAAGCAATTTGCCTGCCATCCTTCTGATCCATTGAAATGCCTCCAACAGGGGGACAGAGCGCTCACCCCCCGCTGGTACGGAGCTTGCTCACCGGCCTGAGTCAGTCGGACAATCACACACAAAGGAGCAAACATAATGAACGTCATCGATTTCAGGTTCCGTCCCAACACCCCCGAGGTCATCAACGGCATCGCCAACAGCGTCATGTTCAAGGACCTGTGCGAAGCGATTGATTTCCATAAACAAAAACCGGAGCCGTTCGGGCAGATCATCGAAGGCCTGGAGCAGAACAACGTGGTGAAGGCGGTGATTACCGGCCGCGACTGCGAGACCACCTACGCCTCCATGGCAAACGGCAACGGCGCGGTCCTCGACTTCTGTACCAAGGCCCCCGAAAAGTTTGTCGGCTTCTGGGGCGTTGACCCGCACAAGGGCATGGATGCCGTGCGCGACCTCGAAAAGGCCGTCACGGAAAACGAAACCATCAACGGCGCGGCCATCGACCCGTATCTCGCCAAGATCTATCCCAACGACGCCAAGTACTATCCGATCTACTCCAAATGCTGCGAGCTGGGCATTCCCATGATCTTCACCACCGGCACCGCCAGCTTCGTGCCCGGTGCGGTCATCGACCACGTCGCCCCCCGCTACATCGATTTCGTCGCCCGCGACTTCCCGGAACTCAAGATAGTGATCAGCCACGGCGGCTACCCGTGGGTCAACGAAGCCATCATCGTGGCCCAGCGCAACAAGAACGTGTTCATGGAAATATCCGAATACGAACTCTGGCCCATGGCCGATGCCTACGTGGAGGCAGCCAACA
This region includes:
- a CDS encoding sulfite exporter TauE/SafE family protein; this encodes MLEIALFCGAWFVAGVVNNLAGFGAAMVAMPLVAFAIPLEVAVPSSTLIVLTLNLQLGWAYRRHVDWLAMRFLIPGGIAGVAVGLLIMRDVSNEELKLAMGLLLIAYGLVSLLRPGSFQGSGVGRVWGLAAGFCSTLLGVLFGFNGPPLAVFTSMGGWSQQAAKGILGACFIVTGITIVTGQTLAGVQTARTLTYYAAGCPAVLLGGGVGILASRFVTQNVYRRLVLLLILAAGVAVTYSSI
- a CDS encoding amidohydrolase family protein produces the protein MNVIDFRFRPNTPEVINGIANSVMFKDLCEAIDFHKQKPEPFGQIIEGLEQNNVVKAVITGRDCETTYASMANGNGAVLDFCTKAPEKFVGFWGVDPHKGMDAVRDLEKAVTENETINGAAIDPYLAKIYPNDAKYYPIYSKCCELGIPMIFTTGTASFVPGAVIDHVAPRYIDFVARDFPELKIVISHGGYPWVNEAIIVAQRNKNVFMEISEYELWPMADAYVEAANTIIGDKLLFASAHPFIDYREQLDKYAKLAFEESVYAKVMYENAAGILGV